A single region of the Idiomarinaceae bacterium HL-53 genome encodes:
- a CDS encoding 6,7-dimethyl-8-ribityllumazine synthase translates to MNIIEAGVAAPGKKVAIVVSRFNSFVVEKLLEGAVDTLTRIGQVKESDITVVRVPGAYELPIAAKKAANSAKFDAVIAIGAVIRGGTPHFDFVAGQANSGLAQVALDTGVPVAFGVITTDTDEQAIDRAGVKHGNKGSEAALSALEMINVLAKL, encoded by the coding sequence ATGAATATTATTGAAGCTGGTGTTGCAGCTCCAGGCAAAAAGGTGGCGATTGTTGTATCGCGTTTTAATAGCTTTGTGGTTGAAAAGCTGCTTGAGGGTGCCGTTGACACGTTAACACGTATCGGTCAGGTAAAAGAAAGTGACATTACGGTAGTTCGTGTGCCGGGTGCATATGAATTACCCATTGCCGCGAAGAAAGCTGCAAACTCGGCGAAATTCGATGCTGTTATTGCAATTGGTGCGGTAATCCGCGGTGGTACGCCGCATTTCGACTTCGTTGCGGGTCAAGCAAATTCAGGTTTAGCGCAGGTCGCTCTCGACACAGGCGTTCCCGTGGCGTTTGGCGTGATTACCACGGACACCGACGAACAAGCCATTGATCGTGCAGGCGTGAAGCATGGCAACAAAGGTTCAGAAGCTGCTCTAAGTGCGTTGGAAATGATCAACGTGCTCGCAAAGCTATAA
- a CDS encoding TIGR03546 family protein, with amino-acid sequence MLNLVAKLLRALNSETSSWALAFAAALGMAAGFIPFASLQVLLIFGLVFSLRVNGSFFLVCWLFFTGLAYLLDPLFNSIGEFLLTHSALQEFWQVTTSHAWLWVWQLNHTIVLGATLFVLLVFAPFSWLSHVLVIRYRTQVQKRIERLRVVQVLKGTKVWSLYRKLSVLHSGGDL; translated from the coding sequence ATGCTTAATTTAGTTGCAAAGCTCTTACGTGCGTTGAATTCAGAAACGAGCTCTTGGGCCCTTGCGTTCGCGGCTGCGTTGGGTATGGCAGCTGGATTCATTCCATTTGCAAGCCTGCAGGTATTACTGATTTTCGGATTGGTATTCTCATTGCGAGTGAATGGCAGCTTTTTTTTAGTCTGCTGGCTATTCTTCACCGGCCTTGCCTATTTGCTCGATCCGTTGTTTAACAGTATCGGAGAGTTTCTGCTCACGCATTCGGCATTACAAGAGTTTTGGCAAGTGACAACGAGCCATGCTTGGTTATGGGTTTGGCAATTAAATCACACCATTGTACTCGGGGCGACACTCTTTGTGCTGCTTGTTTTCGCACCTTTTAGTTGGTTGAGCCACGTACTCGTTATTCGTTACCGAACACAGGTGCAAAAGCGCATTGAGCGGCTCCGAGTGGTGCAAGTTCTGAAAGGAACAAAAGTATGGAGCTTGTATCGTAAACTGAGCGTGCTACACAGTGGAGGTGACCTATGA
- a CDS encoding protein translocase subunit yajC: protein MDFLIANAEAATGAPQQGSPMSLVIMLVIFGLIFYFMIFRPQSKRMKEHKSLIESLNKGDEVLMQGGLIGKIEKVDAESDMMVISLSDSVNVTVQKAAVATVLPKGSIKTL, encoded by the coding sequence ATGGATTTTTTAATTGCCAACGCAGAAGCCGCTACTGGCGCCCCGCAGCAAGGGAGCCCAATGTCTCTTGTAATCATGCTGGTTATTTTCGGTTTAATCTTTTACTTCATGATTTTCCGTCCGCAAAGCAAGCGTATGAAAGAACACAAAAGCTTGATTGAATCACTTAACAAAGGCGACGAAGTGCTTATGCAAGGTGGTTTGATCGGTAAAATAGAAAAAGTGGATGCAGAAAGCGACATGATGGTGATTTCATTGTCAGACAGCGTGAATGTAACGGTTCAAAAGGCGGCAGTAGCAACTGTATTGCCAAAAGGGTCGATTAAAACTCTATAA
- a CDS encoding alpha-L-glutamate ligase, RimK family, with protein sequence MQHAPLVILDDLADWQPYHPSQAIISATDYITDHASKHRGPIINLCSDLSYLSNGYYVSLLAEARGQRALPSVSTINDLMNVAQYQVFFKDLNKQLNKFTSTHGGNKDEVNLLICFGRCEHEELAQLARQLFEAYPCPILEVVFKREGRWYISALRNRALSDLNDDEQTLFGDALEGFSKRVWRRSRARKDYRYDLAILYDPNEAIPTSDRKALQRFIRAAKDCDIEAELITQDDFSRLLEFDALFIRETTRINHHTYHFAKKAEANGLVVIDHPDAILRCANKVFLNELLEKNNIPRPRSEIIVKSDQVDFSAIGERFGFPLVLKIPDGSFSIGVEKARNEDELRTIATQLFEKSTILLIQEWLPTDFDWRVGIINNRAVYACKYFMARNHWQIYNHAEGGRNKSGSFECLGVHQVPKEVIKVALQATRLIGDGLYGVDIKETPKGPVIIEINDNPSIESGVEDLILGDELYRIIMSDFLRRMED encoded by the coding sequence ATGCAACACGCACCATTGGTCATACTTGACGACCTCGCTGATTGGCAACCATATCACCCTAGCCAAGCAATTATTAGCGCTACCGACTACATTACGGATCACGCCTCAAAACATCGAGGGCCGATTATTAACCTATGTAGCGATTTAAGCTACTTGTCGAATGGTTACTACGTTAGCTTACTCGCTGAGGCACGGGGGCAACGTGCGTTGCCGTCGGTATCCACCATTAACGATTTAATGAACGTGGCGCAGTATCAAGTGTTCTTTAAAGACTTGAACAAACAGCTTAACAAATTCACGAGCACGCATGGCGGGAACAAAGACGAAGTAAATTTACTAATTTGCTTCGGCCGCTGTGAACACGAAGAACTTGCCCAGCTTGCTCGACAACTCTTTGAAGCCTACCCATGCCCAATTCTTGAAGTGGTTTTCAAGCGAGAGGGCCGCTGGTATATCAGTGCATTACGTAATCGGGCACTTTCAGATCTCAATGACGACGAACAAACATTATTTGGTGATGCGCTAGAAGGCTTTAGTAAACGTGTTTGGCGGCGCTCACGTGCTCGCAAAGACTATCGTTATGATCTAGCCATTTTATATGATCCGAACGAAGCCATTCCAACGAGCGATCGCAAAGCGCTGCAAAGATTTATTCGTGCGGCGAAAGATTGTGACATAGAAGCAGAGCTCATTACGCAAGATGATTTCAGTCGTTTATTGGAGTTTGATGCGCTATTTATTCGAGAAACCACGCGCATTAACCATCATACCTATCACTTTGCCAAAAAAGCAGAAGCCAATGGACTGGTGGTGATTGACCACCCCGATGCGATTTTGCGCTGCGCAAACAAAGTGTTTCTGAACGAGCTATTAGAGAAAAACAATATACCGCGCCCGCGCTCTGAAATTATCGTGAAATCTGATCAGGTAGATTTCAGTGCGATTGGTGAACGCTTTGGTTTCCCATTAGTATTGAAAATCCCTGACGGCTCCTTCTCAATTGGGGTAGAAAAAGCAAGAAACGAAGACGAACTGCGTACCATTGCAACGCAATTATTCGAGAAATCAACGATTCTCTTGATTCAAGAATGGTTACCCACTGATTTCGATTGGCGTGTTGGCATTATTAACAACCGTGCCGTGTATGCCTGTAAATACTTTATGGCTCGCAACCATTGGCAAATCTACAACCATGCGGAAGGCGGGCGTAATAAGAGTGGTTCGTTCGAATGTTTGGGCGTGCATCAAGTACCCAAGGAAGTGATTAAAGTGGCGTTGCAAGCAACGCGCCTAATCGGCGATGGGCTTTACGGAGTCGACATCAAAGAAACACCCAAAGGCCCTGTGATCATAGAAATCAATGACAACCCGTCCATCGAGTCGGGTGTGGAAGACTTAATCCTTGGCGATGAGCTCTACAGGATTATTATGAGCGACTTCTTGAGACGTATGGAAGACTAA
- a CDS encoding protein translocase subunit secF codes for MLEITKVDENNPIRFMRYRKHTTILSIVIAIMAILSLSVNKLNWGLDFTGGTLVEVGFSQPANLSQLRDVLAENEFGDAIVQNYGTQRDVLVRVPPRENVESESIGDQLLVILQRNIDEDLVIRRVEFVGPQVGDELAEAGGLAIIVAMICILAYVSFRFEWRLALSAVLGLFQDVLMILGVFSLLQIEIDLTILAALLAVIGYSLNDSIVVADRIRENFRKLRKETPESVIDISLSQTMSRTLMTSLTTLIVIVTLFMFGGPMIHGFSIAMMIGVMVGTYSSVFTRSTIVLAFGISRESLMPPEVEKEGEDQEAML; via the coding sequence ATGCTCGAGATAACTAAAGTAGATGAAAATAACCCGATACGCTTTATGCGCTATCGGAAACACACCACCATTTTAAGTATCGTTATTGCGATTATGGCCATTCTTAGCTTGAGTGTGAATAAGCTGAACTGGGGCCTCGATTTTACGGGCGGTACATTGGTGGAAGTAGGCTTCTCACAACCGGCAAACCTAAGCCAACTTCGTGATGTATTGGCAGAGAACGAGTTTGGTGACGCCATTGTGCAGAACTACGGTACACAACGTGACGTACTCGTGCGTGTGCCGCCCCGTGAGAATGTGGAATCGGAATCGATAGGTGATCAGTTGCTAGTCATTTTGCAACGAAATATTGATGAAGATTTGGTCATTCGCCGCGTGGAATTTGTAGGCCCGCAGGTTGGTGACGAATTAGCAGAAGCAGGTGGTTTAGCCATTATTGTGGCCATGATCTGTATTCTAGCTTATGTGTCGTTCCGATTCGAATGGCGCTTGGCTCTCTCGGCCGTATTGGGTTTATTCCAAGACGTATTGATGATTCTTGGAGTGTTCTCACTCTTACAAATTGAGATTGATCTCACCATTCTTGCGGCTCTCCTTGCGGTGATAGGCTATTCACTGAACGATAGTATCGTAGTGGCCGACCGGATTCGGGAAAACTTCCGGAAACTCCGTAAGGAAACGCCAGAGAGTGTGATTGACATTTCACTGAGCCAAACAATGAGCAGAACATTAATGACCTCTTTAACGACCTTAATTGTTATTGTCACATTGTTTATGTTCGGAGGTCCTATGATTCACGGATTCTCAATTGCCATGATGATTGGTGTGATGGTCGGTACTTACTCATCTGTGTTTACCCGCAGCACGATTGTGCTTGCGTTCGGTATTTCACGAGAGTCGCTGATGCCACCGGAAGTGGAAAAAGAAGGCGAAGATCAAGAAGCCATGCTGTAA
- a CDS encoding ferrochelatase → MKYNGRKSFQHGERGKIGVLVLNLGTPDAPTTPALRKYLGQFLADPRVVEVPRFLWRIILHGVILRIRPKRSAHAYSTVWTDEGSPLLIYTRAQAEKLALELEKKHGSDVVVEFGMRYGSPSVAHGIEKLIEQGVRKLFVLPLYPQYSGSTTASTFDAVAHDFTRRRWLPDFRFLSHYHDHPHYIQAVADSIRHHQQQHGKPDKLIFSYHGVPKRYLLNGDPYHCECYKTTRLVAEALGLAKEDYMTTFQSRFGREEWLQPYTDETMKALPGQGVKSIQVVCPGFSSDCLETIEEIGEENCEYFMEAGGETFTYIPCLNDSDDHIALLAQLVEENIHGWRADTQEEADVSAQQAQAMEK, encoded by the coding sequence ATGAAGTATAACGGTCGAAAGTCATTTCAACACGGTGAGCGTGGAAAAATTGGTGTGTTGGTACTGAATTTGGGAACGCCTGATGCGCCCACGACACCAGCCCTACGCAAGTATCTCGGACAGTTTCTTGCAGATCCTCGCGTTGTTGAAGTTCCACGTTTTCTGTGGCGAATTATTTTGCATGGTGTGATTTTACGCATTCGGCCTAAGCGGTCTGCGCATGCGTACAGTACGGTGTGGACCGATGAAGGCTCGCCGCTGCTCATTTACACACGCGCTCAAGCGGAAAAGCTGGCGTTAGAACTAGAGAAAAAACACGGAAGCGATGTGGTGGTCGAGTTTGGCATGCGCTATGGCTCACCCTCAGTTGCTCACGGTATCGAAAAGCTAATTGAACAAGGAGTACGGAAACTCTTCGTACTCCCGTTATATCCGCAATATTCAGGGTCCACGACGGCATCGACCTTCGATGCCGTGGCACACGACTTTACCCGCCGACGCTGGCTGCCAGATTTCCGTTTTTTGAGCCATTACCACGACCACCCGCACTACATTCAAGCTGTGGCAGATTCGATTCGTCACCATCAGCAGCAACACGGAAAACCCGATAAGCTCATTTTTTCTTATCACGGGGTACCAAAACGCTATCTGCTAAACGGCGACCCCTACCATTGTGAGTGTTACAAAACCACACGCCTAGTTGCAGAAGCCTTGGGCTTAGCAAAAGAAGACTACATGACGACATTCCAATCACGCTTCGGTCGGGAAGAATGGTTGCAGCCATACACAGATGAAACAATGAAGGCCCTCCCTGGGCAAGGCGTGAAGTCAATTCAGGTGGTTTGCCCAGGCTTTTCTTCAGACTGCTTAGAAACCATTGAAGAAATTGGCGAAGAGAACTGTGAATACTTTATGGAAGCCGGAGGTGAAACTTTCACTTATATTCCTTGCCTAAACGATAGCGATGACCACATCGCTCTACTTGCACAACTGGTTGAAGAAAATATTCACGGTTGGCGAGCCGACACTCAAGAGGAAGCGGATGTGTCCGCGCAACAGGCGCAAGCCATGGAGAAATAA
- a CDS encoding Acetyltransferase (GNAT) domain — protein sequence MRLLWFAILCLVTPFASAWELTEENSAPSHWDGEGWMISPITNEDTEQFYLSYQDSAPYLYRVLGWGWPTQKISVEMNRDMVRHHVSQHEQKQSFTYVLRVRGERGIVGAIYVNPVNQERRDVPNFDARQFDGEVSFWLNQEAESNAAISTFVPDLMRWLETQWSFSQVLIPVHEEYEFMQEQFTAHELEPFTEDADAGMLLYRSF from the coding sequence ATGCGATTGCTTTGGTTCGCGATACTTTGCTTGGTAACGCCTTTCGCTTCAGCGTGGGAACTCACTGAGGAGAATAGCGCACCTTCGCATTGGGACGGTGAAGGATGGATGATTAGCCCAATAACCAACGAAGATACCGAGCAGTTTTACCTTTCATATCAAGACTCAGCGCCTTATTTATATCGCGTGCTAGGTTGGGGATGGCCAACCCAGAAAATCTCGGTGGAGATGAATCGTGACATGGTACGACATCACGTGAGCCAACATGAGCAGAAACAAAGTTTCACCTATGTACTGCGTGTTCGTGGTGAGCGAGGTATTGTCGGCGCCATTTATGTAAACCCGGTTAATCAAGAGCGCAGAGACGTACCGAATTTTGATGCGCGCCAGTTCGATGGAGAAGTCTCGTTTTGGTTGAACCAAGAGGCTGAAAGCAACGCCGCCATCAGTACTTTTGTACCCGACTTGATGCGTTGGTTAGAAACGCAATGGTCGTTTTCTCAGGTTCTTATTCCTGTTCATGAAGAATATGAGTTTATGCAAGAGCAGTTTACTGCGCATGAACTTGAACCATTCACAGAAGATGCAGACGCAGGTATGTTGCTTTACCGCTCTTTCTAA
- a CDS encoding 1-acyl-sn-glycerol-3-phosphate acyltransferases, with protein MQKGEIWQHLPVRTGRFGRSFGRLGLRCLGGWKVVGRMPDIPKAVVPVAPHTSNWDFFVGVFAMFALGLKLSFLGKHSIFVFPVKRLLLSLGGIPVNRSNPNGVVGQMVETFAERAQLLLALSPEGTRSKVDEWKKGFLYIARDAKVPVVPVALDFSKRELRIGQPIVVTDIDLGLQAVKNFTQQARGKRPEFE; from the coding sequence ATGCAAAAAGGCGAGATTTGGCAGCACTTGCCGGTAAGAACAGGAAGGTTCGGTCGTTCGTTTGGACGGCTGGGCCTTCGTTGTTTAGGTGGCTGGAAAGTTGTGGGACGTATGCCCGATATTCCAAAAGCGGTGGTCCCAGTTGCACCACATACCTCGAATTGGGATTTCTTTGTTGGTGTATTTGCTATGTTTGCGCTGGGTCTGAAGCTCTCATTCCTCGGTAAACATTCTATTTTCGTGTTCCCAGTAAAGCGTTTATTACTGAGTTTAGGCGGCATTCCGGTAAATCGTAGCAATCCCAATGGCGTTGTTGGGCAAATGGTTGAAACCTTTGCTGAGCGAGCGCAGCTTTTGCTCGCACTTTCTCCTGAAGGCACTCGTAGCAAGGTGGACGAATGGAAAAAAGGCTTCCTATATATTGCGCGTGACGCAAAAGTGCCTGTGGTGCCAGTTGCACTCGATTTCAGCAAAAGGGAATTGCGAATCGGGCAGCCGATCGTTGTAACCGATATCGACTTAGGCTTGCAGGCGGTTAAAAATTTTACTCAACAGGCACGTGGTAAGCGCCCGGAGTTTGAATAA
- a CDS encoding TIGR03545 family protein, with the protein MNKWFRWYGFVSFVGLLALLIGLFFATAGFIINWTAERGLSRANQAEVNIAEVDWQLSPLTITLKGVEFTNPEQPEKNRVELIQSRFELSLVELFRGRVLVSEVDVAGVQFDTEREQAGWVRSEQAQAAQFDWRERLEAWNIELPSQDDLVDRLAGDTQRAVAELEEQFAARREELSAAQEELPTEDELKAFRDRFEAIIESEPESPTELITAREALSELKDDVKEAQQSVRTFVALAQDVTDATRADYDELRSAATGELENLEQLLSLNPDALPQWSGILFGPAVETWVTRGTSAFQWLMPKLEKEREQIEKPSRWEGRYIDFNSQQASFLIEHAEITFAQWQGALAIQLNNITHQHERLGVPTTFALESSATEKWDALNLTGELAFLEGQLRGAQEWAVQGFKLDEFALLDTDELQAVLSRATLNMTGNAELAGLALSGGSHLDLGNTEFAFSGTHGSVETLANLFRSVNQFSLNVGLSGQATEPGFALDTDLDNQLASAFMTKLRTSASARFNAAEERLQSSLSGINPENLEWLQTLQEQRAQGVNTQEALQEILSAELNDLLESEQERALRKLRERLGGN; encoded by the coding sequence ATGAACAAGTGGTTTCGTTGGTATGGCTTTGTTTCCTTTGTCGGGTTGCTGGCGCTCTTAATCGGGCTATTTTTCGCAACCGCGGGCTTCATCATTAATTGGACTGCGGAACGTGGTTTGAGTCGTGCAAACCAAGCCGAGGTCAATATTGCTGAGGTTGATTGGCAACTATCGCCCCTTACCATTACGCTCAAAGGGGTTGAGTTTACCAACCCAGAGCAACCCGAAAAAAACCGCGTGGAGTTAATACAGTCACGTTTCGAGCTCAGTCTAGTCGAGCTATTCAGAGGCCGTGTGTTGGTGTCTGAAGTTGATGTCGCGGGCGTACAGTTTGACACGGAGCGAGAGCAGGCAGGATGGGTTCGTTCCGAGCAGGCACAAGCAGCGCAATTTGACTGGCGTGAACGATTGGAAGCTTGGAATATAGAGCTACCAAGCCAAGATGATTTAGTCGATCGCCTCGCGGGTGATACGCAACGGGCTGTAGCTGAGCTCGAGGAGCAATTTGCCGCTCGTCGAGAAGAACTCTCTGCTGCGCAAGAGGAATTACCAACTGAAGATGAGTTAAAAGCGTTTCGAGATCGCTTCGAAGCTATTATTGAATCTGAACCTGAATCGCCTACTGAATTAATCACGGCTCGTGAAGCGTTGTCAGAACTCAAGGATGATGTGAAAGAGGCGCAGCAGTCCGTGCGTACGTTTGTCGCACTTGCGCAAGATGTCACAGATGCAACGCGAGCAGATTATGACGAGCTGCGAAGCGCAGCCACTGGCGAGCTTGAGAACCTGGAGCAACTCTTGTCGCTCAATCCAGACGCGTTGCCACAATGGAGTGGAATCTTATTTGGTCCGGCTGTTGAAACTTGGGTTACCCGCGGTACGAGTGCATTTCAATGGTTAATGCCAAAGTTAGAGAAAGAACGTGAGCAAATCGAGAAGCCTTCGCGCTGGGAAGGGCGATATATCGACTTTAACAGTCAGCAGGCTAGCTTTTTGATTGAACATGCTGAAATTACCTTTGCCCAATGGCAGGGAGCGCTTGCTATACAGCTCAACAACATTACACATCAACACGAACGACTTGGAGTACCCACGACATTTGCACTTGAGTCGTCGGCGACCGAAAAATGGGACGCCCTAAACTTAACTGGTGAACTGGCCTTTTTAGAAGGCCAGCTTCGAGGGGCTCAAGAATGGGCCGTGCAAGGCTTTAAGCTCGATGAATTTGCGTTACTGGACACAGATGAGCTCCAAGCTGTATTGAGTCGTGCGACTTTGAATATGACGGGAAATGCTGAACTTGCAGGACTGGCTTTGTCGGGCGGCTCGCATCTCGATCTTGGGAATACGGAATTTGCCTTTAGCGGCACTCATGGGAGTGTAGAAACACTTGCCAACCTGTTTCGTTCGGTCAATCAGTTTAGTCTCAATGTTGGGTTGAGCGGACAAGCAACCGAGCCTGGGTTTGCACTTGATACGGATTTGGATAATCAACTGGCATCGGCATTTATGACAAAGCTTCGCACGTCAGCAAGTGCTCGTTTTAATGCGGCAGAAGAACGCTTGCAGTCTAGTTTAAGTGGTATCAACCCAGAGAACCTTGAGTGGTTACAAACACTGCAAGAGCAGCGTGCTCAAGGTGTGAATACGCAAGAGGCGTTGCAAGAGATCCTGAGCGCTGAGTTAAATGATTTACTGGAGTCTGAGCAGGAGCGGGCGCTGCGCAAACTACGTGAGCGCCTCGGTGGGAATTAA
- a CDS encoding Uncharacterized membrane protein YeiH → MDWIYLADLAGVAVFAIAGTLLAFRKQMDGFGVIVLASATAIGGGTTRDLILDVPVFWLADPTYFAVIGAAAVSTIIWLRFRAYIPVNRLLFADALGIAFFTVLGAEKALTMGVHPIIAVMMGTMTAVFGGMLRDVLARDVPMVLKSELYATTCIVGAVLFVLLYPLHSGAAMVVAMLTTLGLRLGAIRYHWSLPVFKEQGH, encoded by the coding sequence TTGGACTGGATTTATTTAGCTGATCTCGCAGGCGTTGCGGTATTTGCCATTGCGGGCACACTTTTGGCATTTCGCAAACAGATGGATGGTTTCGGAGTGATTGTACTCGCTTCTGCGACGGCCATTGGCGGCGGAACCACGCGCGATTTAATTCTCGACGTGCCCGTTTTTTGGTTAGCCGATCCCACTTATTTTGCAGTTATTGGCGCGGCCGCAGTGAGCACAATTATTTGGCTTCGCTTTCGGGCTTATATTCCTGTGAACAGGCTCTTGTTCGCAGACGCGTTAGGAATTGCATTTTTTACTGTACTGGGCGCAGAGAAAGCGTTGACTATGGGCGTTCACCCGATTATTGCTGTGATGATGGGAACCATGACGGCCGTCTTTGGCGGTATGTTGCGCGACGTACTCGCGCGCGATGTCCCTATGGTGCTGAAGAGCGAACTGTACGCGACTACATGTATTGTGGGCGCTGTACTATTTGTGCTGCTCTACCCACTTCACTCTGGAGCCGCCATGGTGGTAGCGATGTTGACCACGCTCGGTTTGCGCTTAGGTGCGATTCGCTACCATTGGTCATTGCCCGTATTTAAAGAGCAAGGCCATTAA
- a CDS encoding preprotein translocase subunit SecD, with protein sequence MLNRYPLWKNLMILLVVLVGTLYALPNIYGEDYAVQISATRGGEVTTQTLTQVEAELGELGITPRGMSMQDGQILVRLDTDEQQLAAREALVEALGTQFIVALNLAPATPSWLKSIGGMPLKLGLDLRGGVHFLMEVDMEEALRKIREQMTTSVRDRLIEERIRYSRVVEDGNDVLIELRTAEDYQAAVASLRNQYVGYDLDADASANRVRLIMTEQQLQETRSNAIEQNVTILRNRVNELGVAEPVIQRQGQDRIVVELPGVQDTARAKEILGATATLEFRFVDTENDLRDAMQGRVPFGSTLYDERGGGQVLLENRVILSGDHIVDASTGYDENGQPQVNISLDAAGGRMMSLATKDRIGDPMATLFIEFIATGETNEEGRLEFERLEEVVSVATIQARLGSSFRITGVGTIQDAQNLSLLLRAGALIAPIQIVEERTVGPSLGAENVQAGLTAIVSGFVLVLIFMGIYYRKFGLVANLALLTNLVMIVGVMSMIPGATLTMPGMAGILLTVGMAVDANVIIFERIREELKEGRSPQQAIARGYENAFSTIADANITTLITALILFAVGTGSIKGFAVTLAIGIVTSMFTAITGTRAVINLTWGRNKRLTELSI encoded by the coding sequence GTGTTAAACAGATACCCCTTGTGGAAAAACTTGATGATCTTGCTAGTGGTGCTAGTGGGAACGCTTTACGCCCTGCCGAATATATACGGGGAAGACTATGCGGTGCAGATTTCTGCTACGCGTGGCGGTGAAGTGACCACACAAACCCTTACGCAAGTTGAAGCAGAGCTCGGTGAGCTTGGCATTACGCCGCGCGGAATGAGCATGCAAGACGGCCAAATTTTGGTGCGCTTAGACACCGATGAGCAGCAGCTTGCAGCGCGAGAGGCTCTGGTAGAAGCGTTAGGCACTCAGTTCATCGTTGCTTTGAACTTGGCGCCGGCAACACCCAGTTGGTTAAAATCAATAGGTGGTATGCCGTTGAAGCTCGGTCTTGACCTTCGAGGCGGTGTTCACTTCTTAATGGAAGTGGACATGGAAGAGGCGTTACGCAAAATTCGTGAGCAAATGACCACGTCGGTTCGCGATCGTTTAATTGAAGAGCGGATTCGCTACAGTCGCGTTGTGGAAGATGGTAACGACGTGTTGATTGAGTTGCGCACAGCGGAAGATTATCAAGCAGCGGTGGCTTCACTTCGAAACCAATATGTGGGTTACGATTTAGATGCAGACGCCAGCGCAAATCGTGTTCGTTTAATTATGACCGAGCAGCAATTGCAAGAAACACGTTCTAATGCCATCGAACAGAACGTAACCATTCTGCGTAACCGTGTGAATGAGCTCGGTGTGGCGGAACCAGTGATTCAACGCCAGGGCCAAGATCGTATCGTGGTTGAGTTACCGGGTGTGCAAGATACGGCGCGAGCGAAAGAAATTCTGGGTGCAACAGCAACGCTTGAGTTTCGTTTTGTCGATACTGAGAATGACTTACGTGACGCGATGCAAGGCCGTGTTCCGTTCGGCTCGACACTTTATGATGAGCGTGGGGGCGGGCAAGTTTTGCTCGAGAATCGCGTTATTTTGAGTGGCGACCATATCGTAGACGCCAGCACGGGTTATGACGAAAACGGGCAGCCGCAGGTGAATATCAGCCTGGATGCTGCAGGTGGGCGCATGATGTCACTGGCAACGAAAGATCGAATTGGCGATCCGATGGCGACTCTCTTTATCGAGTTTATTGCGACTGGGGAAACAAATGAAGAGGGGCGGCTCGAGTTTGAGCGGTTAGAAGAAGTGGTGAGTGTAGCCACGATTCAAGCCCGCTTGGGTAGCAGTTTCCGCATTACCGGTGTAGGAACCATTCAAGACGCGCAAAACCTCTCCTTGTTGCTTCGCGCCGGTGCTTTAATTGCACCTATCCAAATTGTGGAAGAGCGCACGGTAGGTCCTAGTCTCGGTGCTGAAAACGTGCAAGCTGGTTTAACCGCGATCGTTTCAGGCTTTGTCTTAGTGCTTATCTTTATGGGAATCTATTATCGTAAGTTCGGTTTAGTCGCGAATTTGGCACTTCTCACCAATCTGGTGATGATTGTTGGGGTGATGTCCATGATACCGGGTGCGACGCTCACGATGCCAGGTATGGCGGGTATCCTTCTTACGGTTGGTATGGCTGTAGACGCCAACGTCATTATTTTCGAGCGTATCCGCGAGGAGCTCAAGGAAGGGAGAAGTCCGCAGCAAGCGATTGCTCGTGGGTATGAAAACGCATTCTCGACGATTGCAGATGCGAATATTACGACGCTCATTACAGCGCTAATTTTATTCGCGGTAGGTACAGGCTCCATCAAAGGCTTCGCGGTTACGTTGGCAATCGGTATTGTCACGTCGATGTTTACTGCGATTACAGGCACACGTGCGGTGATTAACCTCACCTGGGGGCGTAATAAACGCCTGACAGAGCTGTCGATCTAG